Genomic DNA from Hordeum vulgare subsp. vulgare chromosome 2H, MorexV3_pseudomolecules_assembly, whole genome shotgun sequence:
CTTTCTTGACTCTAGGATAAAAGTCACTGAAAGACATACCCCCTGAAAATTCTATGGAAATAATATGACAATATATACACATAAGAAATGTTGATTTACTTAGCCCATGCATACGTGGTAACTTTTTACCCAAAAAAAAGGTCCTTGAACgagaatggcgttttggctcccgggagccatggaggcctttatttttgaaaaattcaaattcaattttttatggttcaaaaatttctgaaaaaaatatgcatgtatgtaaggatgtaacctacatgtgtgtaaaatttcaggtcaaaatactttaaaacatgatctgtacaaaaaagacaaattcatggtctgaaatgatgaatagtaacatgtgttaaacagcctcagatttttcttttttgcacaaCCCTCTTTTCAAcgtattttattctgaaaatttacacacttgtgtatcttcatctatctatgtattttttttagaattttttaaaaCATTAAAATACAATTTTTTactgaatttgaagtttgaatttaaaggcctccagtgagctcgggagccaaaagcaatattcgTCCTTGAACATACTACATTGGGAACCAGTTTCGCAGGTTTTGTGGGGATGTTTTTTTCTGTGAAAGTCCTTGCACATACCGACGATTTGACCTACATTTCCTTGAAGTTTTGAGATAAATATAATATCGGATGACATCATTTTTTTGTCCTTTTGTGCACACATGCATGGGCATATGCGGGTAGGGAGAAGGTTGGATGAACCGTTTTTTATACCTGGTAATTTCTATGTAAACAATAAGGTAAGTTATGTACCATAGACAAAATAACTTAGATACAAACATGTAAATTTGTACCGGACAAAATCGTTAAACCatatcaacatgagatctagtttcagAGATTACGTTGAAGAACGGAATTTGAATCGGACGGATGATCTGAGGCACAAACCATTTTGATTTTGCTTTTTATGGAATCTTTATCGACATCACTTTTTTCTTTGTATATACATGCACACATAAATTTAATTGAAGACATCCACATTCAAATAATTAGAAGCTCTTCTAGAAAAATGATCTCGCAAAGGTTGGAAAAAGAGGTAGGCATAAACGGGGCGGTGCGACGCTTAAGTGCCCTAGGCATGACCTTGGCAGTAATATAGTTTTTACTATCATGTTGTATTTGTGGCATTACATTTATATTGATAATATGGCATATCAGTAAGTTAACTATCAGGTAATGTCGTTGAAATTTGACCTGTTTGCATATGTCCAATATGACACGTTTTCGCACTTGTACAAACAATTTCTTGCTTATTCTGCCTAGAATTTCAACTATGTCCTAGACACGACATTTGGCCATGACCTAATGCCTAAGCATGCCTATGACATTACACACTTTGGTTGAATTGTTATTTAATAATATGACTGCATGTATCACATTGATAGGCCGGAGTTTTTCCTCCTTCTAAACATTGCTTTTTCCAACAATGCATACGACCGTTGCTCCGTTGCATTGTAAGAATCAGAGATATTTCAATAACGTTACTTAAAAGTTAAAAGCATAACATTCAACAAGTATCAGGCTTCTGCAATTAGGAAGTGTGGGCCAATTACTCTTTTTGTGTTTATTTACTTCGAATATTAGTTTTATCTCAGATCAAATTTCTAAAATTCGACCaaatttatataaaaaaataaCAACCACATTACCAAATCAATACCATTAGAACCAACAAGTGGTTGGATGTTTAGGAGGACAGTGGTGTCCTTAGCCCAACCGTGTTCAAGTCCCACGCTTGACAACGGCACTTGCATTTTGCTGGATTTATTGCAGGCCTTCTCGCGGTGTGCTTTCAGTGGAAGAATCCGTCGACTACAAAGGCGTCCGAGGTAACTTCGTCAATCTTAAGATGACATGTCGGTTCAGTCTCTCGGAGATGCTAGGAGTAGGGTATGTGTGCGTGTATTTATAGGGATGTGTATTATGTATCGTGTTTGAAAAAAAACTATCATTCAATATATTTTTGtaacaaatatttttttattgtgaAAGTTTAGGTTGTTTtttataactttactaatcaaaTTTCATGAAATTTAACTTAAACCAAAGCTAATATGCAGAGTAAAAACAAAGCGCGGGGCAATTATTTAGCAATGGTCATGAAGAAGAAATTTGATTGGTAGGCTCGGGTGGATCGTTCATCCCTCCTTCCTTCGTCTCATCAGTAATGGCAGGTCAGAGTCTCGAAGTTAAATGGGGATACACGAGCACTGACTGCTTGGTGGCCCCCGCAAAAGATCAAACCAAATCTACTGGAGTCTGGAGGTATCTACCGATTGGCCGTGGTGCATCCAGCCCGCGCCGCGTTCCCACCAGCCTCAGAAACGCAAACCGCGCCACGCAGACGCAGCCCCGCACACACACATTTACGCCCGCGCGCGCCTCACAGTTACtttacctactactactacttctacggcTCCGGCCTCCGGCCACGTCGCGAGGGCAAGGGCAGCCACATATATGGCGGAATGCGCCGCAGCGGCAGGCCACGCTCACCTCGCAGCCACCATAGGCGAGCCCCTTCCATCTCCTTCCCTTGCTCCTCCTAACGTGTCCGCCTCTTCCCCCAACCGTCCCCCACCTCCCCCCATCTTTTAATCTCCCCCTCGCCCCCGGCCTCGATCGTTATATTTGGGCTCAGCAAGGCAGCAGACAACCGGTGTTGCCAAGGGCTCAAGAATCATTGCTGTTCTAGCTCGCTTTTGCCCGCGTAATTAGTGTCTGTATCTCTGCTCGATCGGCTGCATGGCATACTCCGGCGACGTCGAGGAGGTGCCGGAGCACAGCTCGGCTCACTCGGCAGAGGCATGCACGGGCGGCTTTGCGGAGGAAAGCCGGCCGGTCGCGGCCAACGCTACATCCTCAGATCACCATGCGGCGGTGGCGGCGCAAGAGCAAGCTGGAAGAATGTCTACGTCCAAGGAGAAGCGGGAGGCGGGGAAGCTGCTACAGCCAGCggacaaggaggaggaaggggagagcGCGCGGGAAAGGCTGAAGCGGCACAGGCGGGAGATGGCGGGGAGGGTGTGGGTGCCGGAGATGTGGGGGCAGGAGAAGCTGCTCAAGGACTGGATGGACTGCTCCGCCTTCGACCGTCCGCTCGTGCCGGCCGGCTTGCTCACTGCGCGCCGGGCGCTCGTCGCCGAGTCCTGcgcgcgccgccccgccccggcgcCACGTGCCAGCTCCGGCCCTCTCCGGGTGCAAGACGGCTGCTCCTGAGCTACTGCTTCACCCCTACATGCACATATGcctagcttcttcttgctcaaaTAAGATACTGCCCTTCTTGTTTCGGAGTTATGAAGGTCGATCTTTTTGTGATTTAATGGCGATGATGTGAAAAATTACATTTACATTTCAGCTTATTTAGCTTATAGTACTGCCAATAATCCAGAAACGATACGATCCGATTGATGCAAAATCTTAGCTAGTGATCAGATGATCGACCGAGGAGCGTTGTTCTCTAAGTCTCTATAGATggatgtatatgttgtgcttgatgatgttgtTGGCACTGTTAAGAGCCATATCATATGTGGTAGCTATTACCTTTGATTAGACAGTTCGGTGAAAAATATCTATAGGCTTTTAATGAGTCAATACAATTGGATTGCAGGTATAGATCGCCATAAAGCTTAGGTTCGAATTAATTTGCGCTTGTTGTTTCGTCAGGTGAACCTTTTTCAACACTAGTGACGTGGTTTCATGCCATTCTTtcgtttcttcttctccttttgagGAACAGATTCTCGCCTCTTTCGTTGGTTGTAAGTGGCCACTGCTCATTTGGCATTAACCACGTGACCTAGCTAGTACATGTTGCGCGCATAACCTTGCTACCTAGTAGCTCAAAAGCATATGTGTAATTATTAATTAGCATAACTTTAGAACTGATTCAGCAGGAGTACACTCGATGTACATGTAGCACTCTCGTTTACACACACTTGGTTCAAACTGTACAGGAATCTTTGCTGGCCAATggctgcttctagaagcttcatATATATCTGCGTGCGTGGTCAGTTTGATATGATCGTGGAGTAAGGTGTGCCACCTACTGAATCGGTCTGTAGGACTCCTGTAGGCCTACTACTGCATCATGTGCGTGTTTCTTTTAGAATTTATTACGTGCGGAAATCCGCACAGTTGTTACCAACCACTTAACTGATCACTCTGAACACTCTATGCAGGATCACATTGTGACTAGCAACCGGGCCTTTTTGATCTCCTCCAGCTTCTAACTTCACCAGCTTCATAAATAATTTTGTTCACAAACATGCCCTTACTAGTTACTACCATtagttagggcatctccaatgtcGCTTCCCAAATAAGACTCGCTATCGATGTGTCCGCAAACACACAAATAGATGAAGGGAAACACTTCCCATCGGCAGAGCGAATCCTATCCCTCCCGCGTTGCCACCCGCGAGGCGACCGGGGAGGGCTCCCCGATCTCCTTCTCTagctcccctcctcctcccttctcctccctctTCGCCGCCAGTGGGCGTGGtcgggtgaagccctgccggcgcCGACGGCGGCGGAGCTGCTTGGTCTCCCCGCTTGTAGGTGTTGGTGCGGGCTGGCGCCGTCGGGCCGTGTGAGTGCCCGggtcgacgctccagaagatttcccttttattccattgtcgacgtgcgattagattgtctgtcacattcatcatcacatcatctgcattgcatcggcactccgttgccgctagttttcaaaacttgcatccgtagtAGTTGCCAGTTCTTTATGTTTTTCCCGTTGACCGTTTTAAGACCAACCACACAGACACGCGCCCGTGGCATtattaaaatatttgtttttaaaagtgtatataaaactttcttggattgggttgaaacttggcgtgcggtcttaatatagtgtaggtaggccacctgccaaatttcatcgtaatcggagtccgtttgatacccgaacgatcgaccatagcggcaccgccaTGGGTTAttatcggacgtttttcggtgttttaaatatcGTGCCGGGCCGCAAACTTTCCACTCTCCTTAGCCACCACCACTCTACACGGCCCACTAGCCCAGCCTAGCCCTACCTGCGACCGaggccgtccgatcgcgatcgcgTGGTCAAAAACAGTGCGAaaaccccctaaccctagccctttccctatttaaacaaCCCCTCCTGTTTTGGACAAACCCTAGCCCTTTCCCTCGATTTCCGTGCCTAACCCTACCCAGCCGtgacctctcttcctcctcccacctcccgGCCGCCAGGGCCCGCAGGTCCGCAGCAGCCCTCCCGGGACCGAaccggagccgccgccgccgcccgcgagCAAGCATGCGCCGCCACCCACAAGGGCTTGCTCGCAAGCCTCCCGCCTCGTGCGCCTAGCAGCCGGAGCCCCGCCTCGAGCCAGCCATGCCGGACCGCCTGCTGCCGCCCCAAGCTCGCCGGTGGAGCGCCCCACCACCAGCGCCACCTCCCATGTCGGACGCTGCTGCGATGCCGCCAAGCCCCGATCTGGCCGCCCCGACCGAGCAGTTGCTCTCCAGCCGCAGCCCCAGCTCCCGCCGATGCCCGCAGCATGCGCCACGAGGCCTCGTTGTCGCGATGCCGTCGCTCGACCCCGATACAGATCGGATCGGGAACGGTGAGGTCCAGTGTCGTCGGGCGTTGACCCGCGGCTGGGCCGATCTCACTCCAGCCGGCCCGAGCCTCCGCAACCATCAGGCCCAGATCCGTGCGCAGCCGGCCCACCTCCACGCAAGGCCCAACTTCCCCTGCGCACTGAGCCGGCCTCCTTCAGGACCAAGGTGAGCCCCCCCTCGAGCCCTCTATTTTGAGCCCGTGCGTAGTTTAATTATCCTGCACCCACCTt
This window encodes:
- the LOC123430254 gene encoding protein BIC1-like, with the protein product MAYSGDVEEVPEHSSAHSAEACTGGFAEESRPVAANATSSDHHAAVAAQEQAGRMSTSKEKREAGKLLQPADKEEEGESARERLKRHRREMAGRVWVPEMWGQEKLLKDWMDCSAFDRPLVPAGLLTARRALVAESCARRPAPAPRASSGPLRVQDGCS